ACCACACTTCGAGGTGAAACCCAGTCAATCCCAGCAACATACAGATTTTAGAAACTTCATTTTGTGGATTTTCTGATGAATAAATACATATCacatgtttattaaaaatacaatagcAAAGTGATACATGATATGTTTCATGAATTGACAACTATGCTAGTTGAAAACTGTAATATcatcaacttgaactaatcaTTAATGTAACCTTACCATTTTTCATGACATTGGTTGTAtgttacttttatatttttgttcttgTGTGTGTGCGCACATGAATGCGTGTGATTCTTTCCTGTTTTTCTCTAATACATAGAAAAACTTACAATACACAATTAAGAAAAATGGAACAAGGATGCTTGATATGTTTTATGAATTGATGGATGGTAGTTGACAACTATAATATTTTCAACTTGAACTGATGTCACTCATCTGTGTTTTGTTTTGgagtaaatttttgtccccttCTTTAATTAAGGACAAGTAAGAGGTTGTAATTTATATATGATGGTGAAATGTGATAGAAGAACTTGTATTATATTTCTGTATGTTCATTGTGAATTTTTTTCTATAGGTTAAGTCTGCTTAGTGATTGAAATCCTTCTGCTATTTACATGTAAAATCTGTCTTGATATTCCACTTAACTGTTCTTCAAATGGCCTGACAAAATTGTTTGTTGCATAGATAGTTTGTGCTTGAGCAGCCAGCTAATCGAAAGGGAACCATTGTTGGAGTCTGAAGATGGACATTTTTCCACCCTTTGCTCAGTGCCTGGTTCCCAGAATATTCAGAGCGATGGTATTGTATCTTTTGTGGGTTCTGGAGAAGCCCAAATTGATGGAGGCAAAAATGATTCCAAATATACCCTTTCTTCATCTTACTGTGATAATAAGAGTGCTTACTCATCCCCCGTGGGTCTTCTCTAAATGCCATAATTGCTTCTGTCTTtactttttcagtttttttgaAGATGTGTAATTGACCTGATATACTGGTTTGATGTTTGCTTGTAGTGCCCTACGGGTCGGATTTCGTTCAAGCTCTATGATTGGAATCCTGCTGAATTTCCCAGACGACTTAGGCACCAAGTATTTTAAAGGATTATTATTACAGTTTAGTATTTATATGAgaataaatgtttttataagTCAGAGATACCAGGAATATATTAACACACTGCTCAATGTGTTTACAGATTTTCCAGTGGTTGGCTAGCATGCCTATTGAGTTGGAGGGCTATATCCGTCCTGGGTGTATCATCTTAACAATTTTTATTGCAATGCCAAAGTTTATGTGGGACAAGGTATGTTTAGAGATGCTTTATATAGCACTTTTTGGGGTTACAGTGAGGTTAATGTTGTTGACTACATTGTTAATGGGTGATGATTGGTATTTGCATACAATTGTTGATGTAACTATTCTATATtacttattaaatattaatgaattatATATCACCAGTAGCTATGTGCCATTGACATTTATATAAAGTAACTCTAAAAATCATTATTCTTTTACCACGATCTGTATGTACCTCCTTGCTGTCTTTCTTGCTTAttcttttaatcttttaaagAATACTAGCTACAAGTTGTAGCCAGATTACTCAATTTCAACTCCAATGCTGTGTTGCATCGAGCAGTTGTTGGAAGATCCTGCTTCATATGTACATGACTTTGTTGCTGCACCTGGAAAGATGCTATCTGGAAGAGGCAATGTACTTGTTTATCTAAACAACATGATTTTTCGTGTTACAGAAGGTAAGTTGACACCTCATATTTTGATCCATCATATGTCAAACAATGCTGCGATTTTTATGTTTGTCTCTCTTTGAATttagggtttttgtttttgtttttcctttctagttttctttctcAAAGTTCTTTGCTGCAATGCAAGTGTTGTGATGATAAGTATTGGTGCATGGTTAATGAAGGATAACCCTTTTGAGTGTTTTTTAGACATAGCTTCACAACCAACCACCTCAGCATGATTCCATGTCGCAAGTAGTTTTGGAATGATTGCATCTGAATGTTCCTTTAGCATGCTATGAGTATATGTTCAACAATTTAAGTTTCTCATTGCAGCAGGTTTGTTGGCttagtttggatttttttttttctaaaatattttttagggaAGGTGCAAAAGAAAACATTGACCAATATGAAAGGGAAGAATAAGACTTTGTGTATAGGATTGTCTACTtcttggaaggatttctcatccttctttgtacttaatattttaatgcaaTTAAATAATTGGTTCCTATTAAAAAGGGGGAGGAGGGGTGAAGAAAAGTGATTTGCCAATAAATACATTGTGGTCATGTTGTCATTACATAAATGCTGCATGAGTTGGATCTCATTTGCAAATAGAATAACAATCAGAGCATATGATCATGTGAATTTGGAGCTCCCTTTGCATCGTTTGGTCGGAGAGGTGGAGAAATTGGATTATGGCTTGAATAAGACATAATCCTGAGTGCTCATGAATAAGAAATAAACTGGCTTCTTTTAGCATTTGGAGAaggaaacgaagaagttatctATCAAACAAGagggggaaaaaagaaagaaagaaagaaaaagaaaaatgaaaaaaaaaaaaaaaggagctcAAGGAGTTTTTTCTATAGCTTGTCTTATTAGGTGAATTCTTAAGCTAAGGTTTGACAGGGATGGGTTCCTTCCAGAGTTCCTTGATGagatatattttaatatttagctctgttttctgttttttatgtCCTTTGTTTATTGGGTTCTCCTTTTATACTCTGTTGCGCTCTTTGCATTTTAATGATTTTCTTTACTTAGTCTAAAACAATATTGCTTGAAATCTGTCTCTGTAGACAAGTTGCTCTTCATCTGTTGCAATCTGATCCTGTCCTTAGTCCTGGTTTTGAATTCTCAGTTTCCATAAATACCGTGTTTGACCTGTTAAAAAAGTGACCTGTTAAAAAGAAGGTGTGATTCTCTGAGCTTGTTTATACTTGTTAACATGTTTTATGCATTTTCATGGGTATAGATGGTACTTCTGTGATGAAAGTTGAGGTAAAGATGCAAGCCCCAAAGCTCCACTATGTGCATCCTAACTGTTTTGAGGCTGGTAAGCCCATGGAGTTTGTTGCTTGTGGAAGTAACCTGCTTCGACCTAAATTTAGGTGTGTTGTTAACCTTTCTGTAAGCAGCTTTTTATAGGATACTAGATtctaaagtaaataatttatcaaaagaaCAAAGTCATCAATGTAAAGATTTAGTTCTCAAGTAAATAGTTAGCCACATAGTTGCTAAATATGTATGGTTAGTGTTTCACTTCACTGGGATGTTGAAAAACTGTAATGAAATGGCTGGCTTTTAACAATGATGGTTTTGTTGGCAGGTTTCTAGTATCTTTCGCTGGAAAGTATCTGTCTTATGATTACCATGTTGTGTTCCCTCGGGGTAAGATTGAAGGTGACACTGCTGGTAGTTTGGACCATGAATTCTGCAAGATATACATCCCTCATACTGAGCCCAATGCCTTTGGCCCTGCATTTATTGAGGTTGGTAgtttaaggttttatttcttgCTTTTCTCCTTATCTCATGTTGAAGTTTGATTATCCATGGTATGTTTCCAAAGTGGGCATATTTGGTAATGACTTTGAAGTCATATGTCCTCCTTTTGTAGACAAATTTTATGTAATGTGGAATAGTTTTGTAAATGAAGGTAAAATCTGGTTTTTCTTGCGTTTGCGATGACATGACTCACAGGATTACCTGTAACTTAACTTTTTATTGAACTTACACTGAACTTGTTCATTTGATATATGGCATGCCAGATTGTCCATTGTACCTATGAAAAAATTTCCTTGCCAAACCATTTCTATGTAACATATCTTTTGCATTCATGACCATGTGTATACATTGTATATGCTTTTTGTGCTCCTTAGGTGTTGTTAATACAATTGATATTTTACCTatccaaaaaatatattcatgGTCACACAGTTGATGTTTAACCAGTTAATTGACTTAATTCGGAGTTTGGCGATTCAGTATCCAGTGTCAAGTCTCTTGTGTAACCTGGATGTAGTCAATGAGAATAGCCCTCTGCTTCTGGGTTTTAATCCTCAGGCTAGATGCAGATAAATTTAGTGGAACCTTTGGGTATTTGGGTTTGTACAGATTAGTTTCTTAAGTTAGAAACTTGCATCTGGAGTGGGTCTTAGAATTGCATTTGATGCCATCAGAAGAAATGGTTATGCActcaacatttttctttttcaatctgTAGGTTGAGAATGACCATGGCTTATCCAACTTCATTCCTATTTTTATTGGAGACAAAGAAATTTGTTCGGAAATGAAGATATTGCAGCATAGATTTGATGCATCTCTCTGTTCCAAAGGATCACAGTTTTTTGCTAAAGATCCATCTGACTCGTGCAAGGTTTCAGTATTGGGACAAACCGCATTTTCTGAATTTATTTTAGATATAGCCTGGATACTCAAGGAGCCTGCATCGGAGAATATTCAGCGAAGTTTAACCTCTTCACATATTCAGAGATTTAATTGTTTACTGAACTTTCTAATACACAATGAGTCGACCACCATCTTGGAGAAAATATTACAATCTCTGAAGATTTTGATAGATAACATGGACTTAAACATTCAGGTTAATGGCGCCACTGATACTGATTTGAGGCTGCTTTATAAGTACATGGATCATGCTAGTAAGATTCTTCATCAGAAACTTCACAGTAGTGGGGGTTTAGTACTGCATTCTGGAAATTCTGTGACAAAAGGGGATCATCCTAGCTGCTTCCACAACAACATGCTCCCTGTTGTCTTTCCCCCTGAGgtgagatattttattttctacatttggccatttttttcttgattaagGTTGACTTTCAGGATTGAAATGCTGATCTATTCTGCCTTATTAAGACCTATTGAATTTGCTtggttatcatttttttttcctcctattTTCTCCTCTTGCATATGCAATATATTTATATGCTAACATCTCATGTATTCATCTGCTAGTTAACATTATTGTGATGAAATGTTTACATGGTTTTGCACAAACATCAGCACTGGCAAATCTGGTCTATTGTGCAGATTCATGTAAGAGCATGTAGAGTGATTAGTTTTCATTATTTGGAGCTTAATTCTCATTTTAAATAGGTCCTGCTATTTTTTTAGCGGTgtcatttttttccctcttcatCCACCTCTATAGGGGTGTGAAAGAGAAGGTATCATGTAAATGGTCTAATTTGGTCTGAAACCAGCCTTAGCCTGACAACCTAGGTCCAGGCTGGGCTTCAGTTCCATTTGCAAAGATGCCCTGCTGCCTGCATTTTCCACCTTCCTCCTCTCCCAGAACTTGGTGTGCTAACCACAGctagtttttaattttcaattttaattcttttaagtttatttatttattagtattACTATTTTCTTGCCTTTTCCATTGTCCCGTCCCTTGCTTTTCCTCCAGCTCATGTGTTGTGCAGAGCTCAAGTTTACCTAAGGTGTTTAGTTGCCTCTTTTTACCTTATGACGGGCATTTACCAACTCTATGAGAAACGGAACTGTAGGAAAGGGTATAAGATAATGGAAAGGAAGGGAATATAGGGAATGAGAATCGGAATCTGTAATTGCATCAGAATGTCTACTTACAATGTAGGAAACAGAATCGGAATGAAGCTGATTACCTTTGAAGTGTTCACTAATCATAGATGAAACGGAATGAAATGTGCATTTTTACCATTTAGCCCTAGTACATGTAATTTTCACTATATCgttggagataaaaaaaaaatgctatttaaatggaattcaaagtgaataaaaattatttttctaacatttgcatttaaaaaaaaaagattttcatcaatttaaattttggaactactttttaaaatttaaaatattttttatgttttgaagAATCCGTGATTTTTACCTTATTCCTAAAAAATTTGCTTTAATaggcaaatatttattttaatgattttaaatatttattttgaatgtttaaatatttaaatcttaattttaaaatatttaggattagtggGAGGAGCATTTAGGTAAATTTAGggtgaagaaaattttgattctcCAATGCTTGGAATCGGATTCTTTGGTTTTGGAGGAGAATCCCATTGCTCCATTGGAAGAATGAGttttgtcaaatattttgattcctGGGGAATGAAGTAAACGGGCCCTAGGGTAGAGACCAGGCCCTAGACCTGGAGTCAGCCCCAAGGCCTAGCCAGGCCTTGGTTTCCAGAGTAAACCGGCCTAATTTACATCCTTAGTGACTGGCTATATATTAAAATTCATGACAAATGAATGTCGGCTCTTTTGCTTTCGGAAGTATTTGGAATCTCTTACTGTTGGTAAGAGATGGGGGGGACTACCAATGAGTACTCAGTGAGACTTTGCATTCAACTATTGTCTTATTCCATGAGATGTTTAAATAGTTGGAACTAGTAGcatttttggtttgatttaagcacctttgttttcaactatttaattatattgattccTTGGAGTTGCAGGACACAAAAATAAGCGCAAACGGTGGGTTGGCAGCAATGGCAAGTTCAACTTCTACAGATAGAAGTGAAACTGTCTCACTATTGAACAGAGAGGTTGTTATGAATATGAACTCAATCAAGGAACAGCCAAGGAAATCCTGCAGCCTTATTTTCTCAAAGAAAGCCATGACCTCACGACCTTTTCTTTATATGATTGTTGCCGCTGCCGCTTGTTTTGGGATATGTGCTGTCCTTCTCCACCCTCATGAGGTTGGCAAATTGGCAGTGTCTATCCGCAGGTGTTTGTTTGACAATTCTTAGAAGTTTTGGCAGAATGTCTGTGCATTTCGTCTCTTGTTTTATGCATATCCAATGTCCTTGATAGGAAATGTGATTAAAGGTTCCTGAAATCCCTTAATCTGGATGTGCTCATCGTGTGCCTCTATTTGACTCTGTACTGGCAGTTGGTAACTGGCAAACTGCTTGTTGCCCTTGCACCATCCCGAGATATGTATCTGAGGCAAAAACTGATGTAGGATGTTTGATTGTAGCCCTagtttccccctccccacacCCTAGAGCTGTTCTTATCCTAAAACACCAGAAAGCAGCTCCAGCTTAGCCATTTCTCttgtacatttatttttatgatggacgGTTGGAGAGGCTTGTTTTGTGGTTAAATAAAGAGGGCTGGTGTTGTGATTCACCTTACTCGCTGGTAgcattttataatatatatatatatatcctgaACATTGCAGTGGTTCTAATTTGAGTTATGAAGGCTCTATGGTATGTTTTCTCACTGTTACATAAGCTAAGATGACACATGGATTGGTATCGGTTCTGGGAAGCAGGGTTCAGAGGTTAAAATACATCTGAACACAGATTGAACTTGGGGCAGAGGATGTTGAAATTGGATTCAAAGTTACTTAATTTGATGGTTAAATTTCTAagcttttgaaaaattaagatGGAGCCTTAAGGCCTGTCCTTTGAGATCTCCTCATCAAATTTCTACCCTTGTGGGCAGATTATCTAGTAAACGTTACTTTCATTTATTGGGAACACACCAGTTTAAATCATTTATTGGTTCAACCTTCAACTCAGGCCATTACAACTCATTCCATATTTCAATTGACCCTTAAGCATATAATGAACATGTTCCCTCATGTAAATGTTATTTGTTCTAGCTCTAATAAGTCGTGTTTACACAACTAAGATgaaattataatatatgtagtgttagaattttttttttcttccaatttgttgtaaaataaaTGTCGTCGTTGAGTCCCTCCCATGGGATTGCGATGTTAGATAGACGAATAACTCTTCTAGGGTTAAACAAATCGAGTCTTATATTGATGTCAAGAATGGTGcaatatctatatgattaaAAGTGAGTTATTACAAATGGTTAAAGCTCATTCCCGAACTTGATGTgagtttttatttatctatcttGCAATGTGTGTTCTTCAATCTTGTGAAACATGAGGACTATGCCTATTAGAAGGGTATGTTCCTTTGTCTGGTGAAGCACAATGAGGGTTATGGCTATGATAAGGGTGATTATGATTCCTACATCAGATAGGAGAAACAGTTGACACTAGATATTTATGGActtcttttaattatatgaatGCATTTTAAAGCCTTGAGACCATTGGACCCAAAATGGACATACAGGGAATAAATCATTACAAAGCGGTAAAACATATTAACTTTCTTGCACCCCCAATTCATATACCCTGCCTTGCCTCTTACTGGACCATGAAAAGGCAATGAGATCAAGGCTttcatatatatagatatatataattcCTTTGATGATATAATCCCCCTTAACACAATGTGTTTGGGGCTGCATTTATTGACCAAATCTTAACCTCTCCTCAGAGATTGAGAGATTCAATTGTTCATTGAACTTTCTAATGTGCAACCGGTCCACCATCATCTTGGAGAAACTGTTGTAATCTTTGAAGATTTTGATGCATGACATggacttcaaaaatatttaggtCAATGGTGCTACTGATACAATGATTCTGACATAGTGACATGAGGCTTGTTCAGAAATACCTGGATCATGGGAAAGAGAGATTCTTCATCAGAAACTTTACAGAAGTGTGGGTTTATCACCACTGGATTCCAAAAATTGTGCGCCATGGGAGGATCATCCTGGCTTCTCCCAATGACATGCTCCCTCCTGTCCCCTCTCCCATTGAGGTGAGCCATTTCTTTTTCTGCTTTTAACCATCCTCTTACTGAATATTGTTCCATTTCTCACTATTCAAATTGCTTATGGTGGGATTTTTCATATGCTAATATTGTAATGATCCGGTCTTAATCGTATATATATTGTTCGCTCTGAATTTAGAGTTCTCACAACTTGGGCTCATTATGATTGGTGCTTAGTACATCCGAAGGGAAGGTCAAAGACCCAGGATTTGGGCCCATTATGATTGGCGCTTAGCACATCCAAAGGGAAGGTCAAAGACCGAGGACCGTGACCCCTCAATCACACCAATTGTTTATTTGTTCCTTTAAAGGAGACGTCCCCGAAATTGAACTTAGGACCAAACCCTTAAAGTTCACCTAAATGTCAATTTTGATACCATAAAATGTGCCTTTAAAGGAGGTGTTCCTAGGAATTGAACCTAGGATCAAACTCTTAAGGTCCACCTAAATGTCAATTCTGGTACCGGGCTACTAAGGTTCAATCCCAATAGATACATTTTAAAGTGACTCTTTGAACCAGAATGTACAACATCTACCATTATCTGCTGGTTAACATTAGCGTGAAGAAGCCAAACAGATTTAACACCATATTAAAGCCTTTTATCCTTACGGATGGGGGGAGGCCTACCATCAGGGAGGAGGGCAAACCGGCAGTGAATTAGCCGTACAATAATTGCTGAGTGGCTGACCCCAAACCCAAAAAGAAGATTTCTGGATAACGTGAGCAGATCATGTGGTAAACATTCCTGTCATTTTGTGGGCAATAAACCAATATTTCAAATCACTCGCTAGCTTCTTCAAGCTCTCAACTCAGGTTTCCTAACAGCCCATACGTTTGATGCCAAAGTCAGTACTTATAACCTGACAAACCATCATGTGACATTGCTGGCCATTAATTGACAAACTAATCTGAGGAACTTGCattggattgatttttttttataataatatctaaaagatattttaattttaagaggGATTAACGGTTTAGGATTAAAATAAtgtcatattaaaaataaaaggacaaATATggtattataaaagttttatcgAAATCTATAAAGCTTCTTCCATAAGCCAAAAGGTATCTTCgggaaaaaaattatcttatcaTTACTTTTATGTTCAAgacttttcaaatattattaggGTCTTGGTCGGAgtaggtttttatttattttctatttttgatttaattagaaattaaaattgaagttaatgtcataatttatttttaaagacaaCATTATTatcgaaaaaaataaaaaaacttcttaaataaaataaaataaaatggagcttttaaaaaaaacatatttttttattattttcatatttacttTTTTAAGTCATAAATTCAAAGCACATATAAAAACTCGTATGGAACTTAAAAAAgggtttttgatttttaaattattcaaaatcaatggaACCAACCATTGTATGGTGAGTCACATACAGCTATTTTTAGCTCATATATCATTAATCATTTTTGGAAGTTTATCCTTTTTGAGTCCATCAATTCTCACTTCCAAATCAAATGTTATATAACactttgaaaattgttttgtgatgttttgtaaaataaaagtttattagagaacttaaaatgttttcaatctatttttaatatttttaaaaataatttttatatttagtgctttaattttaatcattccatatatttatacaattattttttaaaataatattaaaaaactacataaaatcaattaaaaaatattttatgttatctatttttaagaatataaaataaatttttagttgttttttagtttttatgttctaaataatagaaaactattttcgaaaataattataaaacaaactttaaaatttgttttgggagtcatttattttttgcttgagctttaaattaaaaaagatactaatattataaaatttttattagatatgaaatactttttttatataaattaaaataaagcttTCATAtgagtaatatttttttattattttcacattaattcttttaataaaattagtggggacaaaaaaaaaatatttttaaccaaaaaGAGGGCTTACAATTAATTAACTTGAATTACTTCTTATCAGATTCAAGGGCTCCAATGTTCTAATCCCAATGTTTTTAGGCTCATGATCcctaaaatcaatatattattatgaaaatagtAAGACCTCGTTTGggatggtttatttatttatttatttttaatcaaaacttAAAATGGAAGCcaagatcataattttaaaaaataatattataaaaattatattaaacaacatttatatcaaattctttgaatttctTATTAAACTTCAAAAAGGGTTTTCTAACTTTTGAGAGGTCAATCCAAACAGCccctaaggaaagaaaagaaaaatcatatttagttttattttgaaaatataaaataaattagaagtaaaaataaataaaaataaaaatttatgaacctTAAATGTGTGTTtcattttttctactttttcttttctctcatttatccctctttattttctctcttaattttccttcaaaattttcaaaccggACAAAGCCTTCCTTTTCAAGATATTTGTTTCCCTTCTCTATCAATGGTTATGAAAGCAGTAAGATGGCAAATCCACAGGCTTTGAGCCACCTGACAACTGTTCTTCAATTTTAAATTCCACATCCGAGTAGGAGCCACGTACGCGTGGATAATTAACAAAACAAGAAACCAAACGTGTACAGATATATATAGATGATTCTGAGTCGGAAGATCACATGTGGATTTGTCTGGATTTGACCATTTCTGCGGCTCCTCCGTTTCCATGAACTGATGATGAGTTGGTAGCTTCACGTCATTGACAGCTACATACCTCACATGCGTCTCAAGCTCTTCCACCCTTTTCATTAATATCTCAATGATTTGTGTGTTCATATCTATATATAGCAGTCCCATCTCCCCATCtcctttttcatatatattagtCCTTAGTGCTAGctcattcttaaatttttttcgtAGACACCATTCTTTGATTCTTTGTATTTGATATGGGAATCCACCAACGTGAAGATGTTGAGAAGGGTGGAAAAAATGGTCTTGAGGATTTGAAGAAACCATTAGTTCAAGGAGAGAAGATTATTGTTTCCAATGAATTAGGGTGTGAGACTGATGGTAGCAGCAGTCAGAATGGATCCGATGGATCGATATGGATGGTTTTGCTAAGCACATTTGTTGCTGTTTGTGGCTCCTTTGAGTTCGGATCATGTGTGAGTACACTGAACTGTATCtgaacctttttctttttggttaacAGAAGATGTTAACTaagtgtttcttttctttttgtttttagctCAATGTGAGTTGCTTTTGCAGGTGGGCTACTCAGCACCAACTCAATCTGCCATCCGGGAAGATCTTGATCTGTCTCTGGCTGAGGTTTGcttttttatcaaacaccctttTCATTATCATGTTGTATGCGTTGCTGACTTATTTTCGATCTTCCTGCAGTACTCAATGTTTGGCTCCATATTAACAATTGGTGCCATGCTTGGTGCTATTACTAGTGGCCTAGTTACAGACTCCTTAGGCCGAAAAGGGGTGCGTAAGATTAAGAATTTTCAGAGATGTCATTAAACTGAGTGATCATATCCATGTTACTGAACTTTTTCGGTTTTTTTATGAGAGCAGGCAATGAGAATGTCAGCAAGTTTCTGCATT
This region of Vitis vinifera cultivar Pinot Noir 40024 chromosome 5, ASM3070453v1 genomic DNA includes:
- the LOC100251222 gene encoding squamosa promoter-binding-like protein 7; this encodes METSSLPPPLQQSPSPTGRPRVSEMEVQHPMTEDASALWDWGDLLDFSVDDPFTISFDSDHNLEVSPSPEPLTREAPDAPERVRKRDPRLTCENFLAGRIPCACPELDEMILEESAPGKKRVRTARPAAGRARCQVTGCEADISELKGYHRRHRVCLRCANASVVILDGQNKRYCQQCGKFHILSDFDEGKRSCRRKLERHNNRRRRKPIDSGGTVEKEIQGELISEDAAHDGEADKDSLCLSSQLIEREPLLESEDGHFSTLCSVPGSQNIQSDGIVSFVGSGEAQIDGGKNDSKYTLSSSYCDNKSAYSSPCPTGRISFKLYDWNPAEFPRRLRHQIFQWLASMPIELEGYIRPGCIILTIFIAMPKFMWDKLLEDPASYVHDFVAAPGKMLSGRGNVLVYLNNMIFRVTEDGTSVMKVEVKMQAPKLHYVHPNCFEAGKPMEFVACGSNLLRPKFRFLVSFAGKYLSYDYHVVFPRGKIEGDTAGSLDHEFCKIYIPHTEPNAFGPAFIEVENDHGLSNFIPIFIGDKEICSEMKILQHRFDASLCSKGSQFFAKDPSDSCKVSVLGQTAFSEFILDIAWILKEPASENIQRSLTSSHIQRFNCLLNFLIHNESTTILEKILQSLKILIDNMDLNIQVNGATDTDLRLLYKYMDHASKILHQKLHSSGGLVLHSGNSVTKGDHPSCFHNNMLPVVFPPEDTKISANGGLAAMASSTSTDRSETVSLLNREVVMNMNSIKEQPRKSCSLIFSKKAMTSRPFLYMIVAAAACFGICAVLLHPHEVGKLAVSIRRCLFDNS